A portion of the Francisella uliginis genome contains these proteins:
- a CDS encoding YeiH family protein, producing MKNYFTQNMIFGVLLVAALAAIAYFIAKIPVIEDLGISPLIIGIVLGMALTHTPAAKIIHQWKEGIVFSAKKILRFAIIFYGFNLTFQLIASVGLAGLSVSIIMLVSTLILGIILGTKFFGLDRDSSILVAAGSAVCGAAAVLATEGTLKSEPYKAAMAVGTVVLFGTAAMFLYPILMKAGLLGHMTDAQYGIFAGGSIHEVAQVVAAGSGVSAHAEEVAVTVKMIRVMMLAPMLIIIGIWLAKSAATATGKIGTKPEKGSIKKIIPWFAIGFIIVAGFNSLDLLPVTTVNSIRLADQFLLAMAMTALGLETHVSKFIQAGIKPLVLALILFAWLFFGGIAITYGITSII from the coding sequence ATGAAAAACTACTTTACACAAAATATGATATTTGGTGTGCTTTTAGTAGCAGCTCTTGCTGCTATAGCATACTTTATTGCTAAAATCCCAGTGATTGAAGATCTTGGAATTAGTCCTTTAATTATAGGTATTGTTTTAGGTATGGCTTTAACACATACTCCAGCAGCTAAAATAATACATCAATGGAAAGAAGGCATAGTTTTTAGTGCTAAAAAGATACTTAGATTTGCAATTATCTTTTATGGTTTTAACTTAACTTTTCAACTTATTGCTTCGGTAGGTTTAGCAGGACTATCTGTTTCAATAATTATGCTAGTCTCTACATTAATATTAGGTATTATTTTAGGAACTAAATTCTTTGGGCTAGATAGAGATAGTTCTATCTTAGTTGCAGCTGGAAGTGCTGTTTGTGGTGCTGCAGCTGTACTAGCGACAGAAGGCACACTAAAATCAGAACCATATAAAGCAGCTATGGCAGTTGGTACAGTAGTACTATTTGGTACAGCAGCTATGTTTCTATATCCTATTCTTATGAAAGCTGGTCTCTTAGGGCATATGACTGATGCTCAATATGGTATCTTTGCTGGAGGTTCTATACATGAAGTTGCCCAAGTTGTAGCTGCTGGTAGTGGTGTAAGTGCTCATGCTGAAGAAGTTGCTGTAACTGTTAAGATGATACGTGTTATGATGTTAGCTCCTATGTTAATAATCATAGGCATATGGTTAGCAAAATCTGCGGCTACTGCTACTGGAAAAATTGGTACTAAACCAGAAAAAGGATCTATCAAAAAAATAATCCCATGGTTTGCTATAGGATTTATTATTGTTGCTGGGTTTAACTCTTTAGATCTTTTACCTGTAACAACTGTAAATAGCATTAGACTAGCTGATCAATTTTTATTAGCTATGGCAATGACAGCTTTAGGATTAGAGACACATGTATCTAAATTCATCCAAGCTGGAATCAAACCTCTAGTGTTAGCTCTAATACTATTTGCATGGTTATTCTTTGGTGGTATAGCTATAACATATGGCATAACTAGCATAATATAA
- a CDS encoding inositol monophosphatase family protein: MKPILNVVTTIARKAGKIILQAQNDPSTIKISKKPDNSVVSNVDVAVENFIIDNIKKSGFNDYFITEENGEFGNKDSRFTWIIDPIDGTNNFVHGLPHCCISIGVKKDDDIVLGVIYNPFLDLMFCAYKGQGALLNGKKIRVAQSRDLTDTLISASLKYSRRIFNDSYVAEIIKLQQVISGYRYSGSIAMDMAYVAAGYIDGLWACGNVKIWDLAAGYIIMKEAGAIVTDIHGTNNLSSGLIVAGNKKVQPKLIKLLAKHIKQ; the protein is encoded by the coding sequence ATGAAACCCATTCTTAATGTTGTAACAACTATCGCTAGAAAAGCTGGAAAAATCATTCTTCAAGCCCAAAATGATCCTAGTACTATAAAAATTTCAAAAAAACCTGATAACTCTGTTGTATCAAATGTTGATGTTGCTGTAGAAAACTTTATTATTGATAATATTAAAAAATCTGGTTTTAATGATTACTTTATAACTGAAGAAAACGGTGAATTTGGTAATAAAGATAGTCGTTTCACTTGGATTATCGACCCTATTGATGGTACAAACAATTTTGTCCATGGATTACCACATTGCTGTATCTCTATAGGTGTAAAAAAGGATGATGATATTGTTCTTGGTGTTATTTATAACCCTTTCTTAGATCTAATGTTTTGTGCTTATAAGGGTCAAGGTGCTCTTTTAAATGGTAAGAAAATTCGTGTAGCACAAAGTCGAGACCTAACTGACACACTTATCTCAGCTTCTCTTAAATACTCACGTAGAATATTTAATGATAGCTATGTTGCCGAGATCATAAAATTACAACAAGTAATATCAGGATATAGATACTCAGGAAGTATCGCTATGGATATGGCGTATGTAGCTGCTGGTTATATTGATGGTTTATGGGCTTGTGGTAATGTAAAAATCTGGGATCTAGCTGCTGGTTATATCATCATGAAAGAAGCTGGTGCTATTGTTACAGATATCCATGGTACAAATAATCTAAGCTCTGGATTAATAGTTGCTGGTAATAAAAAAGTTCAACCTAAACTTATCAAACTGTTAGCAAAACATATTAAACAATAA
- a CDS encoding GNAT family N-acetyltransferase, translating to MQIRKATSKDFKDMLIIWEECISKTCQFLTTSEINKEVETLEEKYFKDPNVKSFVQVIDDEIVGFSCIREKELLFTPIDPRYFGKGIGETVVKYLFEKYGIETAYVYSNDMHSLAFYTALGFAIEDKIEDIFFDNGYQLNKLKLTVSPKEAAEKIAAKKKKSL from the coding sequence ATGCAAATAAGAAAGGCAACCTCAAAAGATTTTAAAGATATGCTAATTATCTGGGAAGAGTGTATATCTAAAACTTGTCAATTTCTTACAACTAGTGAGATTAACAAAGAAGTAGAAACGTTAGAAGAAAAATATTTTAAAGATCCTAATGTTAAATCTTTTGTACAAGTTATAGATGATGAGATAGTTGGTTTTTCATGCATTCGTGAGAAAGAACTTCTATTTACTCCGATAGACCCTAGATACTTTGGTAAAGGTATTGGTGAAACTGTAGTTAAATACTTATTTGAAAAATATGGTATTGAAACAGCCTATGTATATTCAAACGATATGCATTCTTTAGCATTTTATACAGCTCTAGGATTTGCTATTGAAGATAAAATAGAAGATATTTTCTTTGATAATGGCTATCAACTAAATAAATTAAAACTAACTGTATCTCCTAAAGAAGCAGCTGAAAAAATAGCTGCTAAAAAGAAGAAGTCTTTGTAA
- the rsmB gene encoding 16S rRNA (cytosine(967)-C(5))-methyltransferase RsmB produces MNTRAIAAKVILDILDKQYSLLTIEHKLSNLDISDQDKSFVKLLCYEFFRNYFSLEKILKSYISEKTKQKAKILIMLGILQIFEINQPHYASINETVSACQKLKIVWAKKLVNGVLRKVLRNIDSLTEEYNNHKKYDMPEWLINTLKQQYPNSYLDIIQASNSKADMFVRLNSSKDPTKVIEHFNESNIPYVSQNELKNSIKLKKPIAVESNTLFQKGYFTVQDLSAQYAGWIINPQNEDKILDACAAPGGKTSHISELAPKADITAIDILDRRLELLKENLNRISPNNSVRIVKQDLTKTFHGKFNKIILDAPCTALGTIRRNPDIKLLRSNNDVNDITKLQAQILQNIWDNNLEDNGLLLYVTCSILKQENQDQIKDFLAKNHNAQIVEISMLEEYKTEYGYQILPSIEKCDGFYYCLITKTSSF; encoded by the coding sequence ATGAATACTCGAGCTATAGCAGCTAAAGTTATCTTAGATATTCTAGATAAGCAATATTCTCTTTTAACTATCGAACATAAACTTTCAAACTTAGATATATCTGATCAAGATAAGTCTTTTGTTAAGCTTCTATGCTATGAATTCTTTAGAAATTACTTTTCCTTAGAGAAAATTCTAAAGTCCTATATTTCAGAGAAAACTAAACAAAAAGCTAAGATTTTAATAATGCTTGGGATTCTCCAGATTTTTGAGATTAATCAACCACATTATGCAAGCATTAATGAAACAGTTTCAGCGTGCCAAAAACTAAAAATAGTTTGGGCGAAGAAATTAGTTAATGGAGTTCTTAGAAAAGTCCTTAGAAATATAGATAGTCTAACTGAAGAATATAATAACCATAAGAAATATGATATGCCCGAATGGCTTATTAATACACTAAAACAACAGTATCCTAATAGCTATCTAGATATTATACAAGCTAGTAATTCAAAAGCAGATATGTTTGTGCGTTTAAATAGCTCAAAAGACCCTACTAAAGTTATAGAACACTTTAATGAAAGTAATATCCCTTATGTGTCACAGAATGAACTTAAAAACTCAATAAAACTTAAAAAACCAATAGCTGTAGAAAGTAATACACTTTTTCAAAAAGGTTATTTTACAGTTCAAGATTTATCTGCTCAATATGCAGGCTGGATAATTAACCCTCAAAATGAAGACAAAATCTTAGATGCATGTGCTGCCCCAGGAGGGAAAACTTCACATATTTCAGAGCTGGCTCCTAAGGCAGATATTACAGCTATAGATATATTAGATAGGCGCTTAGAGCTTCTTAAAGAAAACTTAAATAGAATATCTCCTAATAATAGTGTAAGAATTGTTAAGCAAGATCTTACAAAAACATTTCATGGTAAATTTAATAAAATAATTCTTGATGCTCCCTGTACAGCTTTAGGAACAATAAGAAGAAATCCTGATATTAAATTACTAAGAAGTAATAATGATGTAAATGATATTACAAAGCTACAAGCTCAGATTTTACAAAATATATGGGATAATAATTTAGAAGATAATGGCTTACTTCTATATGTAACTTGCTCAATTTTAAAGCAAGAAAATCAAGATCAAATAAAAGACTTCTTAGCGAAAAATCATAATGCTCAAATTGTCGAAATAAGCATGCTTGAAGAATATAAAACTGAATATGGTTATCAAATATTGCCAAGTATTGAAAAATGTGACGGTTTCTACTATTGCTTAATTACAAAGACTTCTTCTTTTTAG